TCTTGCTGTCCGTATTGCCAAACTCCAGTACATCAGGTCATACCTCCAGTACTCGCTTCCTTAAACGGTTCTGTGTCCGGATTTTCTCATTTATCAGACTTTGCTGATGCCTGGATAACAGCTTGAGTTTTTCATTGACGCTTGGCAGTTTTGTTACTTCGATGAATGCCTTTTCTTTCCCCGTATCTACGTGCTCCCTTAATTTCAACATCTTAGCTAACATCTTTGCGTCTCTCCGGTCATTCCTCCATTCTCCACCAAACACATCCTTGAACCTTTTTAGTTTGAGATTGTCCACGTTGTATAACCTGAATCCATTCTCTATCAACAACCGGTCAAAGGGGGTCCCATATCCGTTC
This sequence is a window from Nitrospirota bacterium. Protein-coding genes within it:
- a CDS encoding transposase, which codes for MKKLHGGIDVGSERHHVIIMDEKEEILYDREVAHKYSDFHEAIEEFKEIEAREEEAIGFAIEGKNGYGTPFDRLLIENGFRLYNVDNLKLKRFKDVFGGEWRNDRRDAKMLAKMLKLREHVDTGKEKAFIEVTKLPSVNEKLKLLSRHQQSLINEKIRTQNRLRKRVLEV